In the genome of Girardinichthys multiradiatus isolate DD_20200921_A chromosome 7, DD_fGirMul_XY1, whole genome shotgun sequence, one region contains:
- the rab20 gene encoding ras-related protein Rab-20, producing the protein MPDVSKMKKPDVKLVLLGDMNVGKTSLLHTYMERKFKDTISTVGGAFFLKQWGPYNISIWDTAGREQFHGLGSMYCRGAAAIILTYDVTNWQSLAELEERFLSLTDTANHDCIYALVGNKADLTDPKAHLSQDLDGLSEDRTECEEERTEPQVLSAWPTPPASPTSLSGLLLHKQVARDDALALYGRILRYKGRDEKNSLPADKLCFETSAKTGYNVDILFETLFDLVLPSILRKRHENQASPTVDLEDCREVSGTRVKSSCC; encoded by the exons ATGCCCGACGTGTCGAAGATGAAGAAGCCCGACGTGAAGCTTGTGCTCCTGGGCGACATGAATGTGGGGAAGACGTCGCTGCTCCACACATACATGGAGAGGAAGTTCAAAGACACCATCAGCACCGTCGGAGGAGCGTTTTTCCTCAAACAGTGGGGGCCATACAACATATCAATCTGGGACACAGCCG GTCGGGAGCAGTTTCATGGTCTGGGCTCCATGTACTGCCGAGGTGCAGCCGCCATCATCCTAACCTACGACGTCACTAACTGGCAGAGCCTCGCTGAGCTGGAGGAGCGCTTCCTGTCCCTGACTGACACCGCCAACCATGACTGCATCTATGCCTTAGTGGGGAACAAGGCAGATCTGACTGATCCCAAAGCCCACCTTAGCCAGGATTTGGATGGACTCTCAGAGGACCGAACTGAGTGCGAGGAGGAGAGGACAGAACCACAGGTTTTATCCGCCTGGCCCACTCCTCCCGCTTCCCCAACATCCCTCTCCGGTTTGCTGCTTCACAAGCAGGTGGCGCGGGACGATGCTCTGGCCCTTTACGGAAGAATACTGCGATACAAAGGCCGGGACGAAAAGAACAGCCTCCCGGCAGACAAGCTGTGTTTTGAGACGAGCGCCAAGACCGGGTACAACGTGGACATCCTGTTTGAGACACTGTTCGATTTGGTGCTGCCCTCCATCCTGAGGAAGAGGCACGAGAACCAGGCGTCTCCGACCGTGGACCTAGAGGACTGCAGGGAGGTCAGCGGGACGCGGGTCAAATCCAGCTGCTGTTAG
- the ing1 gene encoding inhibitor of growth protein 1 encodes MLNPTNGDPSHVVVNYVEEYLDLVESLPFDLQRSVSLMREIDAKYQDALKELDDAYERYRRELDSLQRRKLQLSIQRALIRSQELGDEKIQIAGQMVELVENRTRQIEWHSEVLLSSQEVQESHVTTTTPMTTASVSLMSSSSATVTPGKSGHHDKKREEVTPGSVGGDKGGGKRSRRQKNGENRECYGGLDHSEEVGAPREKRAKTSSKKKKKSKGKSEREVSPPDLPIDPDEPTYCLCEQVSYGEMIGCDNDVCPIEWFHFSCVGLHHKPKGKWYCPKCRGENEKTMDKALERAKKERAYNR; translated from the exons ATGTTGAACCCGACCAATGGTGACCCAAGCCACGTTGTGGTGAATTATGTCGAAGAGTATTTGGACCTAGTGGAGTCTCTACCTTTCGACCTGCAGAGGAGCGTGTCCCTCATGAGGGAAATAGATGCAAAGTATCAAG ATGCACTCAAGGAGCTCGATGATGCATATGAACGGTATCGCCGAGAATTGGACTCGCTTCAGAGGCGCAAGCTTCAGTTATCCATCCAGAGGGCGCTGATCCGCAGTCAGGAACTTGGAGACGAAAAGATCCAGATTGCTGGTCAAATG GTGGAGTTGGTGGAGAACCGAACCCGACAGATAGAGTGGCATTCTGAGGTTCTCCTCTCCTCTCAAGAAGTCCAAGAAAGCCATGTTACTACGACGACACCAATGACAACCGCTTCTGTATCCCTGATGTCGTCTTCTTCGGCCACGGTCACTCCAGGCAAATCCGGCCACCACGACAAGAAACGAGAGGAGGTCACCCCAGGATCGGTTGGTGGAGACAAAGGCGGGGGGAAGCGCTCGAGGCGTCAGAAGAATGGAGAAAATCGGGAATGCTACGGGGGTCTTGATCACTCGGAAGAAGTGGGCGCTCCTCGGGAAAAGAGGGCCAAAACGTCTtccaagaagaagaaaaaatctaAAGGGAAGTCAGAGAGAGAAGTGTCACCTCCTGACCTGCCCATAGATCCAGATGAGCCAACGTACTGCTTGTGTGAGCAGGTTTCCTACGGAGAGATGATTGGCTGTGATAATGATGTATGTCCAATTGAGTGGTTTCATTTCTCTTGCGTTGGGCTGCACCATAAGCCCAAAGGCAAGTGGTACTGCCCCAAGTGTCGGGGTGAGAATGAAAAGACCATGGACAAAGCCCTGGAGAGGGCGAAAAAGGAGAGAGCTTATAACAGGTAG
- the naxd gene encoding ATP-dependent (S)-NAD(P)H-hydrate dehydratase isoform X1: MQANTTRGFLWSDIETRTLLNIWGEQDIQTALDGNFRNSFVYRDVSRRLGAMGFERTPEQCRVRIKSLKRQYLLAKEGNLRNNGQYHKICKFYDIMERILSNRPPLDPHELIDSGAGVEEAGDGLDEDGEDAQDGYSESTGECPYPAETEVKLEYPTVPIPIPVKVTVGNNSTSAKPTNSSQLAGNLPARTPKRTRKRRSNFPMEKLMEQFLEQSAQAEDNFYRMEEQRLQAEDRRREAEHARELHMLQMLAQMFSGRPSSSSSSPSKLSPPARPPVISSTPPSHHTRGQSGQLRHPASQTDYFSQPLRTDPQALGVRSGSVCEEKIKGSTVFERYYSLGSSSHRGMGDDIVPLVKSIVPPLTSKKHKGQDGRIGIIGGCKDYTGAPYFAAISALKVGGDLSHVFCTRDAATVIKSYSPELIVHPVLDSTNAVEEIEMWLPRLHGLVVGPGLGREDSLLKTAKEVIERSKARDIPIVIDADGLWLITQQPSVIQGYQKGILTPNFMEFSRLFEALHHEPMNSSDHQRSVMQLSGAMGNLTLVLKGEQDLISDGSKVYSCSVEGSGRRCGGQGDLLSGSMGVMAHWAHAASTAGLIRGMNPSVVAAFGACSLTRQCNNQAFHRHGRSTTTSDMIQEIGPAFRKLFES; encoded by the exons ATGCAAGCCAACACGACACGGGGCTTCTTGTGGTCGGACATAGAGACCAGGACCCTTCTCAACATCTGGGGGGAGCAGGACATCCAGACGGCGCTTGATGGAAACTTCCGAAACAGCTTCGTCTACCGAGACGTTTCCCGCAGGCTGGGGGCCATGGGCTTCGAGAGGACCCCGGAGCAATGCAGGGTCCGGATCAAAAGCCTCAAGAGGCAGTACCTGCTAGCAAAGGAGGGCAACCTGCGAAACAACGGGCAGTACCACAAGATCTGCAAGTTTTACGACATCATGGAGAGGATTTTGAGCAACCGGCCGCCTCTGGACCCGCATGAGTTGATAGACAGCGGGGCGGGAGTGGAGGAGGCCGGAGATGGGCTGGATGAGGACGGGGAGGATGCTCAGGATGGATACTCTGAGAGCACAGGAGAGTGTCCCTATCCTGCTGAGACTGAAGTCAAGCTGGAATACCCAACTGTCCCCATCCCCATTCCAGTAAAAGTCACAGTTGGCAATAACA GCACTTCTGCAAAACCGACAAACAGTAGCCAATTAGCTGGCAATCTGCCGGCCAGAACCCCAAAACGAACCAGGAAGCGGCGTTCCAACTTCCCCATGGAGAAGCTAATGGAGCAGTTCCTGGAGCAGAGCGCCCAGGCTGAGGACAACTTCTACCGCATGGAAGAGCAGCGCCTGCAAGCGGAGGATCGTCGCAGAGAAGCAGAACACGCCAGAGAGCTGCACATGCTCCAGATGCTGGCTCAGATGTTCTCAGGCAGACCCAGCTCATCCTCATCTTCTCCCTCCAAACTGTCCCCACCGGCCCGACCTCCGGTTATCTCCAGCACCCCCCCATCGCATCATACGCGCGGCCAGTCCGGGCAACTCAGACACCCTGCATCCCAGACAGACTATTTCAGCCAACCTCTGAGAACAGATCCTCAGGCTTTAGGTGTCAGGTCTGGCAGTGTGTgtgaagagaaaataaaaggcaGCACAG TGTTTGAGCGTTACTACAGTTTGGGCTCTTCCTCACACAGAGGCATGGGTGATGATATTGTCCCACTAGTAAAGAGTATAGTTCCTCCACTGACGTCCAAAAAGCACAAAGGACAAGATGGCCGTATTGGGATCATTGGAGGATGTAAAGA TTATACCGGTGCTCCATACTTTGCTGCCATCTCTGCACTGAAAGTG GGGGGTGACTTGTCACACGTTTTCTGCACCAGAGATGCTGCAACGGTGATAAAATCCTACAGCCCCGAGCTCATAGTGCACCCTGTTCT GGACAGTACTAATGCTGTGGAGGAAATAGAAATGTGGCTCCCGAGACTTCATGGCCTCGTTGTGGGACCAGGTCTGGGCAGAGAAGACTCCTTACTGAAAACAGCCAAG GAAGTGATTGAGAGGTCTAAAGCGAGGGATATCCCTATAGTTATTGATGCA GATGGATTGTGGCTCATTACACAACAACCATCTGTCATTCAAGGTTATCAGAAGGGCATCCTTACACCTAATTTCATGGAGTTCAGCAGACTGTTCGAGGCACTT CACCATGAGCCCATGAACAGCAGCGACCACCAGCGCAGTGTCATGCAACTTAGTGGAGCTATGGGCAACCTCACCTTGGTGCTGAAGGGGGAACAGGATCTCATCTCAGATGGCAGCAAAG TCTACTCATGCAGTGTTGAGGGCAGTGGAAGAAGATGTGGTGGGCAAGGGGATCTCCTGTCTGGATCTATGGGAGTCATGGCACACTGGGCTCATGCTGCTTCAACAGCAGGACTAATCAGAGG TATGAACCCATCAGTGGTTGCAGCGTTCGGCGCCTGTTCGCTTACCAGACAGTGCAACAATCAGGCGTTCCATCGGCACGGCAGGTCCACCACCACCTCAGACATGATCCAGGAGATCGGTCCGGCCTTTAGGAAACTGTTTGAAAGCTGA
- the naxd gene encoding ATP-dependent (S)-NAD(P)H-hydrate dehydratase isoform X2, translating to MVPQQIQTQLCFWLVTVALSVVATFICFNGKVFERYYSLGSSSHRGMGDDIVPLVKSIVPPLTSKKHKGQDGRIGIIGGCKDYTGAPYFAAISALKVGGDLSHVFCTRDAATVIKSYSPELIVHPVLDSTNAVEEIEMWLPRLHGLVVGPGLGREDSLLKTAKEVIERSKARDIPIVIDADGLWLITQQPSVIQGYQKGILTPNFMEFSRLFEALHHEPMNSSDHQRSVMQLSGAMGNLTLVLKGEQDLISDGSKVYSCSVEGSGRRCGGQGDLLSGSMGVMAHWAHAASTAGLIRGMNPSVVAAFGACSLTRQCNNQAFHRHGRSTTTSDMIQEIGPAFRKLFES from the exons ATGGTTCCTCAACAGATTCAGACACAGCTCTGCTTTTGGTTGGTCACAGTTGCACTGTCGGTTGTCGCCACGTTCATCTGTTTTAACGGAAAAG TGTTTGAGCGTTACTACAGTTTGGGCTCTTCCTCACACAGAGGCATGGGTGATGATATTGTCCCACTAGTAAAGAGTATAGTTCCTCCACTGACGTCCAAAAAGCACAAAGGACAAGATGGCCGTATTGGGATCATTGGAGGATGTAAAGA TTATACCGGTGCTCCATACTTTGCTGCCATCTCTGCACTGAAAGTG GGGGGTGACTTGTCACACGTTTTCTGCACCAGAGATGCTGCAACGGTGATAAAATCCTACAGCCCCGAGCTCATAGTGCACCCTGTTCT GGACAGTACTAATGCTGTGGAGGAAATAGAAATGTGGCTCCCGAGACTTCATGGCCTCGTTGTGGGACCAGGTCTGGGCAGAGAAGACTCCTTACTGAAAACAGCCAAG GAAGTGATTGAGAGGTCTAAAGCGAGGGATATCCCTATAGTTATTGATGCA GATGGATTGTGGCTCATTACACAACAACCATCTGTCATTCAAGGTTATCAGAAGGGCATCCTTACACCTAATTTCATGGAGTTCAGCAGACTGTTCGAGGCACTT CACCATGAGCCCATGAACAGCAGCGACCACCAGCGCAGTGTCATGCAACTTAGTGGAGCTATGGGCAACCTCACCTTGGTGCTGAAGGGGGAACAGGATCTCATCTCAGATGGCAGCAAAG TCTACTCATGCAGTGTTGAGGGCAGTGGAAGAAGATGTGGTGGGCAAGGGGATCTCCTGTCTGGATCTATGGGAGTCATGGCACACTGGGCTCATGCTGCTTCAACAGCAGGACTAATCAGAGG TATGAACCCATCAGTGGTTGCAGCGTTCGGCGCCTGTTCGCTTACCAGACAGTGCAACAATCAGGCGTTCCATCGGCACGGCAGGTCCACCACCACCTCAGACATGATCCAGGAGATCGGTCCGGCCTTTAGGAAACTGTTTGAAAGCTGA
- the naxd gene encoding ATP-dependent (S)-NAD(P)H-hydrate dehydratase isoform X3, giving the protein MIRSCCAHFPALKRISRLVFERYYSLGSSSHRGMGDDIVPLVKSIVPPLTSKKHKGQDGRIGIIGGCKDYTGAPYFAAISALKVGGDLSHVFCTRDAATVIKSYSPELIVHPVLDSTNAVEEIEMWLPRLHGLVVGPGLGREDSLLKTAKEVIERSKARDIPIVIDADGLWLITQQPSVIQGYQKGILTPNFMEFSRLFEALHHEPMNSSDHQRSVMQLSGAMGNLTLVLKGEQDLISDGSKVYSCSVEGSGRRCGGQGDLLSGSMGVMAHWAHAASTAGLIRGMNPSVVAAFGACSLTRQCNNQAFHRHGRSTTTSDMIQEIGPAFRKLFES; this is encoded by the exons ATGATCCGGAGCTGTTGTGCGCACTTCCCAGCGTTAAAACGCATTTCCCGTTTAG TGTTTGAGCGTTACTACAGTTTGGGCTCTTCCTCACACAGAGGCATGGGTGATGATATTGTCCCACTAGTAAAGAGTATAGTTCCTCCACTGACGTCCAAAAAGCACAAAGGACAAGATGGCCGTATTGGGATCATTGGAGGATGTAAAGA TTATACCGGTGCTCCATACTTTGCTGCCATCTCTGCACTGAAAGTG GGGGGTGACTTGTCACACGTTTTCTGCACCAGAGATGCTGCAACGGTGATAAAATCCTACAGCCCCGAGCTCATAGTGCACCCTGTTCT GGACAGTACTAATGCTGTGGAGGAAATAGAAATGTGGCTCCCGAGACTTCATGGCCTCGTTGTGGGACCAGGTCTGGGCAGAGAAGACTCCTTACTGAAAACAGCCAAG GAAGTGATTGAGAGGTCTAAAGCGAGGGATATCCCTATAGTTATTGATGCA GATGGATTGTGGCTCATTACACAACAACCATCTGTCATTCAAGGTTATCAGAAGGGCATCCTTACACCTAATTTCATGGAGTTCAGCAGACTGTTCGAGGCACTT CACCATGAGCCCATGAACAGCAGCGACCACCAGCGCAGTGTCATGCAACTTAGTGGAGCTATGGGCAACCTCACCTTGGTGCTGAAGGGGGAACAGGATCTCATCTCAGATGGCAGCAAAG TCTACTCATGCAGTGTTGAGGGCAGTGGAAGAAGATGTGGTGGGCAAGGGGATCTCCTGTCTGGATCTATGGGAGTCATGGCACACTGGGCTCATGCTGCTTCAACAGCAGGACTAATCAGAGG TATGAACCCATCAGTGGTTGCAGCGTTCGGCGCCTGTTCGCTTACCAGACAGTGCAACAATCAGGCGTTCCATCGGCACGGCAGGTCCACCACCACCTCAGACATGATCCAGGAGATCGGTCCGGCCTTTAGGAAACTGTTTGAAAGCTGA
- the naxd gene encoding ATP-dependent (S)-NAD(P)H-hydrate dehydratase isoform X4 produces MGDDIVPLVKSIVPPLTSKKHKGQDGRIGIIGGCKDYTGAPYFAAISALKVGGDLSHVFCTRDAATVIKSYSPELIVHPVLDSTNAVEEIEMWLPRLHGLVVGPGLGREDSLLKTAKEVIERSKARDIPIVIDADGLWLITQQPSVIQGYQKGILTPNFMEFSRLFEALHHEPMNSSDHQRSVMQLSGAMGNLTLVLKGEQDLISDGSKVYSCSVEGSGRRCGGQGDLLSGSMGVMAHWAHAASTAGLIRGMNPSVVAAFGACSLTRQCNNQAFHRHGRSTTTSDMIQEIGPAFRKLFES; encoded by the exons ATGGGTGATGATATTGTCCCACTAGTAAAGAGTATAGTTCCTCCACTGACGTCCAAAAAGCACAAAGGACAAGATGGCCGTATTGGGATCATTGGAGGATGTAAAGA TTATACCGGTGCTCCATACTTTGCTGCCATCTCTGCACTGAAAGTG GGGGGTGACTTGTCACACGTTTTCTGCACCAGAGATGCTGCAACGGTGATAAAATCCTACAGCCCCGAGCTCATAGTGCACCCTGTTCT GGACAGTACTAATGCTGTGGAGGAAATAGAAATGTGGCTCCCGAGACTTCATGGCCTCGTTGTGGGACCAGGTCTGGGCAGAGAAGACTCCTTACTGAAAACAGCCAAG GAAGTGATTGAGAGGTCTAAAGCGAGGGATATCCCTATAGTTATTGATGCA GATGGATTGTGGCTCATTACACAACAACCATCTGTCATTCAAGGTTATCAGAAGGGCATCCTTACACCTAATTTCATGGAGTTCAGCAGACTGTTCGAGGCACTT CACCATGAGCCCATGAACAGCAGCGACCACCAGCGCAGTGTCATGCAACTTAGTGGAGCTATGGGCAACCTCACCTTGGTGCTGAAGGGGGAACAGGATCTCATCTCAGATGGCAGCAAAG TCTACTCATGCAGTGTTGAGGGCAGTGGAAGAAGATGTGGTGGGCAAGGGGATCTCCTGTCTGGATCTATGGGAGTCATGGCACACTGGGCTCATGCTGCTTCAACAGCAGGACTAATCAGAGG TATGAACCCATCAGTGGTTGCAGCGTTCGGCGCCTGTTCGCTTACCAGACAGTGCAACAATCAGGCGTTCCATCGGCACGGCAGGTCCACCACCACCTCAGACATGATCCAGGAGATCGGTCCGGCCTTTAGGAAACTGTTTGAAAGCTGA
- the ube2al gene encoding ubiquitin conjugating enzyme E2 A, like, which translates to MSTPARRRLMRDFKRLQEDPPAGVSGAPSENNIMVWNAVIFGPEGTPFEDGTFKLIIEFTEEYPNKPPTVRFVSKMFHPNVYADGSICLDILQNRWSPTYDVSSILTSIQSLLDEPNPNSPANSQAAQLYQENKREYEKRVSAIVEQSWRDS; encoded by the exons ATGTCCACCCCGGCCAGACGAAGACTTATGAGGGACTTTAAACG GCTACAGGAAGATCCTCCAGCGGGCGTCAGTGGTGCTCCTTCTGAAAACAACATCATGGTGTGGAATGCAGTCATATTTGG CCCTGAGGGAACTCCCTTTGAGGATG GTACATTTAAACTCATTATAGAATTCACAGAAGAATATCCCAACAAGCCCCCCACAGTACGATTTGTCTCCAAGATGTTTCATCCAAATG TCTACGCAGATGGCAGTATATGTCTAGACATACTACAGAATCGTTGGAGTCCTACTTACGACGTCTCTTCTATTCTTACTTCCATCCAG TCTCTGCTTGACGAACCAAACCCCAACAGTCCAGCCAACAGTCAAGCAGCCCAGCTGTACCAGGAGAACAAACGGGAGTACGAGAAGCGGGTGTCGGCTATTGTTGAACAAAGCTGGAGGGACAGTTGA